CGCCGAGATCGAGGCCGAGCGCAACCCGGCCCTCCTCGCGCTCCGCGAGGCCGCCGCCGTGCGCGGCGTCGCGTTTCTGCCAGACGACGACTTCGTCTCGGTAGGTCTCGGGACCGGCAGCCAGACGTGGCCGGTCAGCGAGATCCCCGATCCCGAAGCGGTCGATTGGCCCGAGGTCCACGACATCCCCGTCGCGCTCGTCACCGGAACGAACGGCAAGTCGACCACTGTCCGGCTCACCGCGGCGATGGCGCAGGCGGCAGGCCGCACCGCTGGGCGCTGCTCGACCGACTTCGTCCGCGTCGGCGACACCGTCGTCGAGCGGGGCGACTGGTCGGGGCCCGGCGGAGCGAGGGCCGTCCTCCGTCACACTGGGGCCGAGCTTGCGATCCTGGAGACGGCGCGGGGCGGCATGCTCCGGCGCGGCCTCGCCCTGTCCCGCGCCGAGGTGGCCCTCGTCACGAATGTCGGCGAGGATCACCTCGGCGACTACGGCATCCTGACGCTGGACGACCTGGTCGAGGTCAAGCTGACGATCCGCCGCGCGGTCGAGTCGGACGGCGTGCTTGTCCTCAACGCCGACGACGACGGCCTCGTACGACACGCCCGCGACTACTCCGGCACCGTCTGCTGGTTCAGCCTCGACCCGGACAACCCGGTCCTCGCCGCGCACCGGCGGGCCGGCGGGCGGACCTGCTCGGTCGAGGACGGCGAGATCGTCTGGACCTGGGGCGATGCACGCGAGGTCGTCCTTCCGGTTGCGGACATCCCGATTGCCCTCGGCGGCGCGGCGAAGCACAACGTGGCGAATGCTCTCGCTGCCGTCGCCCTGGCCAAAGAACTCGGTCTGCCGACGGACGCGATCCGCGCAGGGCTCCAGGCGTTCCGGGGCGACGCGGCCGACAACCCCGGCCGGGGTAACTACTTCGAGATCGGCGGCGCAAAGGTACTCGTCGACTTCGCCCACAACCCGCACGGCGTTGGGGCGATTGCCGACACGGCGCGCGCG
This Bacteroidota bacterium DNA region includes the following protein-coding sequences:
- a CDS encoding Mur ligase family protein — translated: AEIEAERNPALLALREAAAVRGVAFLPDDDFVSVGLGTGSQTWPVSEIPDPEAVDWPEVHDIPVALVTGTNGKSTTVRLTAAMAQAAGRTAGRCSTDFVRVGDTVVERGDWSGPGGARAVLRHTGAELAILETARGGMLRRGLALSRAEVALVTNVGEDHLGDYGILTLDDLVEVKLTIRRAVESDGVLVLNADDDGLVRHARDYSGTVCWFSLDPDNPVLAAHRRAGGRTCSVEDGEIVWTWGDAREVVLPVADIPIALGGAAKHNVANALAAVALAKELGLPTDAIRAGLQAFRGDAADNPGRGNYFEIGGAKVLVDFAHNPHGVGAIADTARALPAERRLVLIGQAGDRTDAEIRGLARAAWRADPDHVLIAALADYRRGRETGEVPALLDDELHRLGAPSEHVTHVSDPIAGVRAALDWMQPGDLLLLFVLSQRDEAFAVLREAQAHAASVG